From a single Phragmites australis chromosome 7, lpPhrAust1.1, whole genome shotgun sequence genomic region:
- the LOC133924683 gene encoding uncharacterized protein LOC133924683, with the protein MKGRMGPNPKKAKQEETGAAGGTEEMVGTQQKKQGGKTSAAGEGSSASSADPVNTPPPRIPFPAFPTSGTARDVVKWSKNCRKIGMILAKDPRNYLPTMRGPKDPYTRDAVQSPMDKEIVLSVAPSIVSVSSIGHDGVKIQQCSGIVIQQWEDKVKTRAIVATCSAVVCKRGKLLDPKPKLSIGLPDSTILEGELVFFNDHYDLALVEIQVPVPLLLPSIGSCPQYGMKVLALARDEESTLMARLGEVKYLEESNYLGRNYYVFLNGEIPEKGTGGPVVDYNGSVRGMAFSCSPYPAVLSISTIITCCKMWSNFGRIARPLHGLGVRTIQLLELSLHDRLRRDYGIDTGFIVDKVSYGSC; encoded by the exons ATGAAGGGTCGGATGGGCCCGAATCCGAAGAAGGCAAAACAAGAAGAAACAGGAGCAGCGGGGGGAACGGAGGAGATGGTGGGAACCCAGCAGAAGAAGCAGGGGGGGAAGACGTCGGCTGCGGGAGAGGGTTCCAGTGCCTCATCAGCTGACCCCGTCAACACCCCGCCGCCCCGTATTCCCTTCCCAGCATTCCCCACGTCGGGCACGGCGAGGGATGTAGTGAAGTGGAGCAAGAATTGCAGAAAGATCGGCATGATTCTTGCAAAAG ATCCTCGTAATTATCTTCCTACCATGAGGGGTCCCAAGGATCCATACACCAGGGACGCCGTGCAGAGCCCAATGGACAAGGAAATAGTTTTGAGTGTGGCACCCTCCATTGTTAGCGTGTCCTCCATCGGGCATG ATGGAGTGAAGATACAACAATGTTCTGGCATCGTCATTCAACAATGGGAGGACAAGGTGAAGACGCGCGCTATAGTAGCGACTTGTTCTGCAGTCGTTTGCAAGAGGGGTAAATTGCTTGATCCCAAGCCCAAG CTATCTATTGGCTTGCCTGATAGTACCATTTTGGAAGGAGAGCTCGTATTCTTCAATGATCATTACGATCTTGCTCTAGTAGAGATCCAGGTGCCCGTTCCTTTGCTGCTCCCTTCTATTGGATCTTGCCCACAATATGGCATGAAAGTCTTAGCATTGGCTAGAGACGAAGAGTCAACACTCATGGCTAGACTTGGGGAAGTTAAATACCTTGAAGAATCGAACTATCTAGGGCGAAACTATTACGTCTTCCTTAACGGTGAAATACCAGAG AAGGGCACTGGAGGACCTGTGGTTGACTACAATGGTAGCGTCAGAGGGATGGCATTCAGCTGTAGTCCATACCCTGCTGTTCTCTCAATCTCCACAATCATCACATGCTGTAAAATGTGGTCAAATTTTGG TCGTATTGCTCGCCCCCTACATGGGTTGGGCGTAAGGACAATACAGCTGCTGGAACTGTCGCTTCATGATAGGCTCAGACGTGACTATGGCATTGACACTGGTTTCATCGTAGACAAG GTTTCATATGGCTCCTGCTGA